The following are from one region of the Phycisphaeraceae bacterium genome:
- a CDS encoding LOG family protein, whose translation MSNEHNRTELDPPASTQPREQSAAPPEVGSQRRADDGQIQDRVRELIEDVSGPADEYDARLVRELITAALKLLPDGRDRGELKLMTAAMKELRYAFRVFGQYPDPHKVTIFGSARTPQDHPDYLAAVAFSRIMAERGWMVITGAGDGIMKAGHEGPGREASFGVAIRLPFETTANDIIADDEKLIHFRYFFTRKLMFLSQAEAVVCFPGGFGTLDETYETLTLVQTGKASIIPIVFVEGEPVEGRAVAGGDTSKAIAGYWSGWKTFVDDQLMRRGWISPEDDNLFYIARDPKDAADHIDQFYRVYHSSRYVRDQLVIRLKHEIRDEDVAMLAREFASLIKTGTIEKSGPLRTEEDNLSLPRLVFTHNRRKYGLVRLLIDRINRCPALE comes from the coding sequence ATGAGCAATGAACACAACAGAACCGAACTTGACCCGCCTGCGTCCACACAACCCCGGGAGCAAAGCGCCGCCCCGCCCGAAGTCGGGTCGCAGCGCCGGGCTGATGATGGACAGATTCAGGATCGCGTACGCGAACTGATCGAGGACGTCTCGGGCCCCGCCGACGAATATGATGCGCGGCTCGTTCGGGAGCTCATCACAGCGGCGCTCAAGCTGCTGCCCGACGGCCGGGACCGCGGCGAACTCAAACTGATGACTGCGGCGATGAAAGAGTTGCGCTACGCCTTTCGCGTGTTTGGGCAGTACCCGGACCCGCACAAGGTGACGATTTTCGGCTCGGCGCGCACGCCCCAGGACCACCCGGACTATCTGGCAGCCGTCGCGTTCAGCCGCATCATGGCCGAGCGAGGGTGGATGGTGATCACCGGGGCGGGAGATGGCATCATGAAGGCGGGCCATGAGGGCCCGGGGCGCGAAGCCAGTTTCGGAGTTGCGATTCGTCTGCCGTTCGAGACCACGGCCAATGACATCATCGCCGATGATGAGAAGCTGATTCACTTTCGCTATTTCTTTACACGCAAATTGATGTTTCTCAGTCAGGCTGAGGCGGTCGTGTGCTTTCCTGGCGGGTTCGGCACACTCGACGAAACATATGAGACGCTCACACTCGTGCAGACCGGTAAGGCGAGCATTATTCCGATCGTGTTTGTCGAGGGCGAACCTGTCGAAGGTCGGGCCGTCGCAGGCGGCGATACATCCAAAGCCATTGCCGGTTACTGGTCCGGATGGAAGACTTTTGTCGACGATCAACTGATGCGGCGCGGATGGATCAGCCCGGAAGACGACAACCTGTTCTACATCGCACGCGATCCGAAAGACGCTGCCGACCACATCGACCAGTTTTATCGCGTGTATCACTCGTCGCGCTATGTCCGCGATCAACTTGTCATTCGGCTCAAGCACGAAATTCGGGATGAAGACGTTGCGATGCTCGCGCGCGAGTTCGCGTCGCTCATCAAGACCGGCACGATCGAGAAGAGCGGCCCGCTTCGCACAGAAGAGGACAACCTGAGTCTTCCGAGACTGGTTTTCACTCATAACCGCCGGAAATATGGTTTGGTTCGCCTGCTGATTGACCGGATCAACCGGTGCCCGGCGCTCGAATAG
- the radA gene encoding DNA repair protein RadA, with amino-acid sequence MAKTRSVFACRSCGSTFPRWIGRCPDCGTWDALEEQKPIDSATAHLAGWTGQAPEARSIADIGADVDVERMSTGIGELDRVFGSSSGGHAGLVRGSVVLVGGEPGVGKSTLLLQAAAGWASRGHRVLYVSSEESAEQIRLRADRLELGAPRELFLLAETSLERIAEQARVSKPAIVLIDSVQMIASSRAEAAPGSMTQLRQCGADFVTLAKSSGMAVVLVGHVTKDGQLAGPRLLEHLVDAVLYFEGDRLAAARVVRAVKNRYGATLELGIFGMTGRGLAELPGGASVRAGSDAPRPGVAVCPVIHGSRCVLAEVQALTATGFVGAAKRKSSGLDSSRLAMLIAVLEQHGGIRLADRDVFAQVVGGLRVVEPAADLAVLLAIAGAERRKALERGVCAVGEVNLSGQVTGVPQLEQRLTEAGRMGFGRVLLPFSHEVVRQRGVEVTPIRSVQDALEHLS; translated from the coding sequence ATGGCCAAAACCCGTTCAGTCTTTGCCTGTCGGTCCTGTGGTTCGACGTTCCCGAGATGGATCGGGCGCTGCCCTGATTGCGGTACCTGGGACGCACTCGAAGAGCAGAAGCCGATTGATTCTGCGACTGCCCACCTCGCAGGCTGGACGGGCCAGGCACCCGAAGCCCGGTCAATTGCCGACATCGGAGCCGATGTGGATGTTGAACGCATGAGCACCGGCATTGGGGAACTCGACCGTGTCTTTGGAAGTTCATCGGGCGGGCATGCCGGGCTTGTGCGCGGTTCGGTGGTGCTTGTCGGCGGCGAGCCGGGGGTCGGGAAATCAACTCTTCTGCTTCAGGCTGCTGCCGGTTGGGCGTCGCGCGGACACCGGGTGCTGTATGTGTCGAGCGAGGAGTCGGCTGAGCAGATTCGCCTTCGGGCGGATCGGCTGGAACTGGGTGCTCCACGAGAATTGTTCCTGCTGGCCGAGACAAGTCTGGAGCGCATTGCCGAGCAAGCCCGCGTGTCCAAACCTGCGATTGTGCTGATCGATTCGGTGCAGATGATCGCCAGTTCGCGAGCCGAGGCCGCGCCCGGAAGCATGACCCAACTGCGCCAATGTGGAGCCGATTTCGTCACGCTGGCCAAATCTTCGGGCATGGCTGTGGTGCTGGTGGGGCACGTCACCAAGGACGGCCAACTGGCCGGTCCTCGACTGCTTGAGCATCTGGTTGATGCTGTTCTGTACTTCGAGGGTGATCGTCTGGCAGCAGCGCGTGTGGTGCGGGCGGTGAAAAACCGATATGGAGCCACACTCGAACTGGGCATTTTCGGAATGACCGGCCGAGGCCTGGCCGAACTCCCCGGTGGCGCGAGTGTCCGCGCCGGGTCAGATGCACCCCGACCAGGCGTGGCGGTCTGCCCGGTCATTCATGGCTCACGCTGCGTGCTGGCAGAAGTTCAGGCCCTCACGGCAACTGGATTCGTCGGAGCAGCCAAACGCAAGAGTTCAGGCCTCGATAGCAGCCGCCTTGCAATGTTGATCGCGGTTCTGGAACAGCACGGTGGAATACGTCTTGCCGATCGGGATGTGTTTGCTCAGGTGGTGGGGGGCTTGAGGGTGGTCGAGCCGGCTGCGGATTTGGCCGTCCTGCTGGCCATCGCGGGCGCGGAACGCCGCAAGGCACTCGAGCGCGGGGTGTGTGCAGTCGGTGAGGTCAACCTCTCGGGACAAGTCACTGGTGTGCCTCAACTTGAGCAGCGCTTGACCGAAGCCGGCCGCATGGGCTTCGGCCGGGTTCTCCTGCCATTTTCACACGAGGTTGTACGGCAGCGCGGTGTTGAAGTGACCCCGATCCGGTCAGTGCAGGACGCCCTCGAGCATCTCTCCTGA